TAAGACGATTATGTCAGCTTTTTTTATATCCTCAAGTGATTCAAAAGGTGGTTTTGACAGTTCAGGTTCTAGATAAACCCTTTTTATCCTGCCTCCCGACTTCCTGGTCAAAAAGGTAATATTCGACTCACCTTCTATCACTGAACCATCTTCAAGTTCTGCATAAAGAGTAACATCCTCCAGAGTCATGGGGAGTACTTTTCCGGTTATAGCAAGTACTTTAGACGCTTCCTTAAGTCCTATTTCAAAATCACCGTAAATCCCATTTAATGCAGCTATAAATAAATTACCAAAGCTCTGCCCTGCAAGTCTGCCGCAGTTTTCATCAAATCTGAATCTCATAAGCTGTTCCATTTCATTTTCCGAATTTGAAAGTGCAATCAAACAAGCTCTAATATCTCCGGGTGGTAGCATTCCCAAGTCTTCTCTTAAAACTCCGGAACCTCCCCCATCATCTGCAACGGTTACAATTGCAGTAATGTTTTTTGTAAAATTTTTCATACCGTACAATAGAACTGATGAACCGGTTCCACCACCCACTGTTACTATTTTTAAATTATCATGACTCATTACCAATACCTCTCATCTCTGTGGGAAACAAAAACTAAATCATATTTCTCTTTAATCAATTCCCCCAGTTTTTCTGCTATTGCTACAGATCTATGTCTTCCGCCCGTACACCCGATACCTATTATAAGATTTCTCTTACCTTCTTTTTCATAATATGGCACAGTAAAATTGAGCAATTCCATAATCTCATTTAAAAACTTGTCTGTTACATCATATGAGAAAACATAGTCGAACACTTCAGAGTCCTTG
The sequence above is a segment of the Peptoniphilaceae bacterium AMB_02 genome. Coding sequences within it:
- a CDS encoding YvcK family protein; this encodes MSHDNLKIVTVGGGTGSSVLLYGMKNFTKNITAIVTVADDGGGSGVLREDLGMLPPGDIRACLIALSNSENEMEQLMRFRFDENCGRLAGQSFGNLFIAALNGIYGDFEIGLKEASKVLAITGKVLPMTLEDVTLYAELEDGSVIEGESNITFLTRKSGGRIKRVYLEPELSKPPFESLEDIKKADIIVLGPGSLYTSVIPNLLVEDLRDAIMESKAKKVYVCNVMTQAGETDNFSAYDHLKAIITHCGKNFIDYILVNTTEIPAEVKLKYKYKDSSSPVYINDEEIKIIEDMGTKVITGDFVDIKHNYVRHNAEEVSRKIIEKVK